Proteins from one Juglans microcarpa x Juglans regia isolate MS1-56 chromosome 1S, Jm3101_v1.0, whole genome shotgun sequence genomic window:
- the LOC121247688 gene encoding uncharacterized protein LOC121247688 — protein MELQSPSHHPKSMASARRLLGPPEAVDVAGNYFPDQTPAVGSIVSISSLHLSGEQPTDDHDVFHDTDCRFHLGGDDEMPPMGLTENLSATFLSAGNSCLDFFFHVVPDTAPDDLIERLQIAWARDPLVTLKLIFNLRGVRGTGKSDKEGFYTSAFWLHKTHPKTLALNIGALADFGYLKDLPEILYRTLEGRDVRKLAKEAREERTRPRLHRINNSRKLKRGKGGKSGDVLEEHVLKKVGEISGAIDKEKARALRKGREISNAKKALERYNNDSDYRFLFDCICDVFADLLKSDVGALGRGEVHKISLAAKWCPSIDSSYDKSLLICEGIARRVFSQESEKEYKGIDEAHYVYRVRDRLRKQVLGPLHKALELPEVFMSANEWNSLPYNRVASVAMKTYKKLFSKHDKERFEEYLEKVRSGKAKIAAGAMLPHEIIKSLIDEDGGKVAELQWQRMVADLSKKGKLTNCIAVCDVSGSMSGTPMEVCLALGLLVSELSEEPWKGMVITFSENPQLHLIEGFTLLEKIQFVRNMDWGCNTDFQKVFDQILQVAVDGKLTEEQLIKRVIVFSDMEFDSACGYYCGEEFEGMRGWETDYEVIQRKFRNKGYNRVPEIVFWNLRDSSSTPVVARQSGVALVSGFSKNLLTIFLEGGGIVNPEDVMGIAISGEEYKKLVVYD, from the coding sequence ATGGAACTACAAAGTCCAAGCCATCACCCGAAAAGCATGGCTTCTGCCAGACGCCTCCTTGGTCCACCAGAAGCTGTTGATGTTGCCGGAAACTACTTTCCAGACCAAACACCCGCCGTTGGTTCCATTGTCTCCATATCCAGCCTCCACCTTAGCGGAGAACAGCCGACAGATGATCATGATGTCTTCCACGACACCGACTGTCGCTTTCACCTCGGTGGCGACGACGAAATGCCACCTATGGGACTCACGGAAAACCTCTCTGCGACCTTTTTATCGGCTGGGAACTCCTGTCTCGACTTCTTCTTTCACGTGGTGCCCGATACCGCGCCCGATGATCTGATCGAACGGCTCCAAATTGCCTGGGCCCGCGACCCTCTCGTCACCCTGAAACTGATTTTCAATCTTAGGGGTGTGAGAGGCACAGGAAAGTCAGATAAGGAAGGATTCTATACCTCCGCTTTTTGGCTCCACAAAACCCACCCTAAAACCCTAGCTCTCAACATCGGAGCTCTCGCGGATTTCGGGTATCTCAAGGACTTGCCCGAGATTCTCTATCGGACCCTTGAAGGCCGCGACGTGCGCAAACTCGCGAAGGAAGCCAGGGAGGAAAGGACAAGGCCGAGACTTCACCGGATAAATAATTCCAGGAAATTGAAGAGGGGGAAAGGGGGGAAGAGCGGGGATGTTTTGGAGGAGCATGTATTGAAGAAGGTCGGGGAGATAAGTGGGGCTATTGATAAGGAGAAGGCTAGGGCTTTGAGAAAAGGGAGGGAGATTTCCAATGCTAAAAAGGCTTTGGAACGCTATAACAACGACTCGGATTATCGGTTTCTTTTTGATTGCATCTGCGATGTGTTTGCCGATCTTTTGAAATCGGATGTAGGAGCTTTGGGTCGCGGGGAAGTTCATAAGATTAGTCTTGCGGCGAAATGGTGCCCGTCGATTGATTCTTCGTACGACAAGTCTCTGTTGATATGTGAGGGGATTGCCCGGCGGGTCTTCTCGCAAGAGTCCGAGAAAGAGTACAAAGGAATTGATGAGGCGCATTACGTGTATAGGGTTCGGGATAGATTGAGGAAGCAAGTTCTAGGCCCGTTGCATAAGGCGTTGGAGTTGCCGGAGGTTTTTATGAGCGCCAATGAGTGGAACTCGTTGCCGTATAATAGGGTTGCTTCGGTTGCCATGAAGACCTACAAGAAGTTGTTTTCGAAGCACGATAAGGAGAGGTTCGAGGAGTATCTGGAGAAGGTGAGGAGTGGGAAGGCGAAGATTGCCGCCGGGGCAATGCTTCCCCATGAGATTATCAAGTCGCTGATTGATGAAGATGGTGGAAAAGTGGCTGAGCTTCAGTGGCAAAGAATGGTTGCTGACCTTTCGAAGAAAGGGAAGCTCACGAATTGCATCGCGGTTTGTGATGTCTCGGGGAGTATGTCTGGAACACCCATGGAGGTATGCTTGGCGCTGGGGCTATTGGTTTCGGAGCTGAGTGAAGAGCCTTGGAAGGGGATGGTGATTACTTTTAGTGAGAATCCTCAGCTTCATTTGATTGAAGGGTTTACACTACTGGAGAAGATTCAATTCGTAAGGAATATGGACTGGGGTTGCAATACCGACTTTCAGAAAGTCTTTGACCAAATCTTGCAAGTTGCGGTTGATGGCAAGCTTACTGAGGAGCAGCTAATTAAGAGAGTCATTGTTTTTAGCGATATGGAATTTGATAGTGCGTGCGGGTATTATTGTGGTGAAGAATTTGAGGGGATGCGAGGATGGGAAACGGATTATGAGGTTATACAAAGGAAGTTTAGGAATAAAGGATACAACAGGGTGCCGGAGATCGTGTTTTGGAACCTAAGGGACTCATCCTCCACTCCGGTGGTAGCGAGGCAGAGTGGGGTGGCATTGGTGAGCgggttttcaaagaatttgCTGACTATTTTCTTGGAGGGAGGTGGGATTGTTAACCCCGAAGATGTGATGGGAATAGCTATCTCTGGTGAAGAGTACAAGAAACTTGTTGTATATGATTGA
- the LOC121247689 gene encoding serine/threonine-protein phosphatase PP1 isozyme 2-like isoform X1 encodes MEPAVLDGIINRLLEVRGRPGKQVQLSEAEIRQLCLVSKEIFLGQPNLLELEAPIKICGDIHGQYNDLLRLFEYGGFPPRSNYLFLGDYVDRGKQGLETICLLLAYKIKYPENVFLLRGNHESASINRVYGFYDECKRRFNVRLWKIFTECFNCLPVAALIDEKILCMHGGLSPDLHNLDQIRNLRRPCDVPDSGLLCDILWSDPSKDIQGWGANDRGVSYTFGADRVTEFLRKHEIDLICRAHQVVEDGYEFFANRKLVTIFSAPNYCGEFDNAGAMMTIDETLMCSFQILKPLDKKAKFSFGSATSAKPVVVVSWWQSMRNSLQGKNI; translated from the exons ATGGAACCGGCAGTTCTGGATGGCATAATTAATAGGCTGCTTGAAGTTAGAGGGAGACCTGGGAAGCAGGTGCAGCTTTCTGAGGCAGAAATCAGGCAGCTTTGCCTCGTCTCCAAGGAAATTTTCTTGGGGCAGCCTAATCTTTTGGAGCTTGAAGCTCCCATCAAGATCTGCG GAGATATTCATGGTCAGTATAATGATCTCCTGAGACTTTTTGAATATGGTGGATTTCCTCCTCGCTCCAATTATTTATTCTTGGGGGATTATGTAGATCGTGGAAAGCAAGGCCTGGAAACAATATGCCTTCTCCttgcatataaaataaaatatccggAAAATGTTTTCCTTTTGAGGGGAAACCACGAATCTGCTTCTATAAACCGTGTATATGGATTTTATGATGAGTGTAAACGAAGATTCAATGTCagactctggaaaatatttacAGAGTGTTTCAACTGCTTACCTGTAGCAGCTCTGATCGATGAAAAGATACTCTGCATGCATGGGGGACTCTCTCCTGACTTGCACAATTTGGATCAGATAAGGAATTTGCGGAGGCCTTGTGATGTTCCAGACTCTGGTTTGCTATGTGATATTCTCTGGTCTGATCCTAGTAAAGATATTCAAGGTTGGGGGGCAAATGATAGGGGAGTTTCCTATACCTTTGGTGCTGATAGGGTGACAGAATTTCTTCGGAAGCATGAGATTGACTTAATTTGTCGAGCTCACCAG GTTGTGGAAGATGGATATGAGTTCTTTGCTAATAGAAAACTTGTAACCATATTTTCTGCACCTAATTATTGTGGAGAATTTGACAACGCTGGTGCCATGATGACCATAGATGAAACTCTAATGTGTTCCTTCCAAATATTAAAGCCTCTAGATAAGAAGGCAAAGTTTAGCTTTGGGAGCGCTACTTCAGCTAAGCCTG TCGTTGTCGTTTCTTGGTGGCAAAGTATGAGAAATTCTCTCCAAGGGAAAAATATCTGA
- the LOC121247689 gene encoding serine/threonine-protein phosphatase PP1 isozyme 2-like isoform X2, with protein sequence MEPAVLDGIINRLLEVRGRPGKQVQLSEAEIRQLCLVSKEIFLGQPNLLELEAPIKICGDIHGQYNDLLRLFEYGGFPPRSNYLFLGDYVDRGKQGLETICLLLAYKIKYPENVFLLRGNHESASINRVYGFYDECKRRFNVRLWKIFTECFNCLPVAALIDEKILCMHGGLSPDLHNLDQIRNLRRPCDVPDSGLLCDILWSDPSKDIQGWGANDRGVSYTFGADRVTEFLRKHEIDLICRAHQVVEDGYEFFANRKLVTIFSAPNYCGEFDNAGAMMTIDETLMCSFQILKPLDKKAKFSFGSATSAKPGNTTKLKSLSFLGGKV encoded by the exons ATGGAACCGGCAGTTCTGGATGGCATAATTAATAGGCTGCTTGAAGTTAGAGGGAGACCTGGGAAGCAGGTGCAGCTTTCTGAGGCAGAAATCAGGCAGCTTTGCCTCGTCTCCAAGGAAATTTTCTTGGGGCAGCCTAATCTTTTGGAGCTTGAAGCTCCCATCAAGATCTGCG GAGATATTCATGGTCAGTATAATGATCTCCTGAGACTTTTTGAATATGGTGGATTTCCTCCTCGCTCCAATTATTTATTCTTGGGGGATTATGTAGATCGTGGAAAGCAAGGCCTGGAAACAATATGCCTTCTCCttgcatataaaataaaatatccggAAAATGTTTTCCTTTTGAGGGGAAACCACGAATCTGCTTCTATAAACCGTGTATATGGATTTTATGATGAGTGTAAACGAAGATTCAATGTCagactctggaaaatatttacAGAGTGTTTCAACTGCTTACCTGTAGCAGCTCTGATCGATGAAAAGATACTCTGCATGCATGGGGGACTCTCTCCTGACTTGCACAATTTGGATCAGATAAGGAATTTGCGGAGGCCTTGTGATGTTCCAGACTCTGGTTTGCTATGTGATATTCTCTGGTCTGATCCTAGTAAAGATATTCAAGGTTGGGGGGCAAATGATAGGGGAGTTTCCTATACCTTTGGTGCTGATAGGGTGACAGAATTTCTTCGGAAGCATGAGATTGACTTAATTTGTCGAGCTCACCAG GTTGTGGAAGATGGATATGAGTTCTTTGCTAATAGAAAACTTGTAACCATATTTTCTGCACCTAATTATTGTGGAGAATTTGACAACGCTGGTGCCATGATGACCATAGATGAAACTCTAATGTGTTCCTTCCAAATATTAAAGCCTCTAGATAAGAAGGCAAAGTTTAGCTTTGGGAGCGCTACTTCAGCTAAGCCTGGTAATACAACAAAATTAAAG TCGTTGTCGTTTCTTGGTGGCAAAGTATGA